Below is a genomic region from Candidatus Delongbacteria bacterium.
TTTCCCCATAATCATCCCACTCATGTTAATATTATAAAACAGGATAAATTTCGGTTTATTCGGCATCAATGTCAAGTTAATAAATTTTTGAATTACTGTTAATTAACGGCTATAAATAGAGTATTATCCTTCAATTTCATGTTTAATATACGTTCAATATTTTCATGTTGGGGATATGAGATTAAAATCATTTTGAGAGTTAAATTAAAATCTCTATATTCTGAAAAAAAATGAGGATTCAATGAAATATTTTATAGAAACTTATGGATGCCAAATGAATGTTTACGATAGTGAACTTATTTCAACAATACTCAAAGAAGATGGTTATGAAGAAGCTGAAAATATATCTGAAGCTGAAATATTTTTTGTAAATACCTGTGCTGTTAGAGAGAATGCTACAGAAAGAGTAATTAATAAGCTCAGACAGCACAACATGTATAAAAGAAAAGGAAGGATGAAGATCATGGGGGTTCTTGGATGTATGCCTCAACATGACAATGATATGCTAAAAGAGCGACTTCCATTCGTTGATATTTTTGCAGGTCCGGATTCCTATAGGAGATTGCCGGAATTGATTAAGAAAGCCATCAACCATAAAAGAAATGAATTTGAAGAAGATATAATACATGATAAAACTGAAAATTATGATCAGATTTTTCCTTCAAGAAAAGAGGGTACAAATGCTTTTATTGCGATAACTAGAGGATGTAACAATTTTTGTACATATTGTGTGGTTCCATATACAAGAGGACGTGAAAGAAGTAGAGATATAGATTCAATTTTAGAGGAAGTTAATGAAACAATTGATATGGGGTTTACTGAAATAACTTTACTTGGTCAAAATGTAAACTCATATGTAAGCGGTGAATACAATTTCCCAAAACTTTTAAAGAGAATTTCAGAAGTGAATGGAGTGAGAAGATTAAGGTTTGCGACATCTCATCCAAAAGATCTTGATGACGAATTGATAGAAGTAATAGCTGAAAAAAATAATATTTGTAACAATTTCCATATTCCGTTTCAATCTGGTAGCAATAAAATTCTTAGAGACATGAACAGAGGATATACAATAGAAAATTATCTTGATAAAATTGATAAGCTAAAGAATGCAATACCTGGGATAACTTTGACTACAGATATTATTATTGGATTTCCAGGTGAAACGGATGAAGATTTTCAAAAAACTTTAGATGTTGTAGGAAGTGTTGGTTATGATAATGCTTTTACCTTTATCTATTCTGAACGTAAAAACACTGCTGCTGAACGAAGATTTCCTGACAACGTTCCGAAAGAGATAAAGGCTGAACGAATGCAGAAATTGACTGAAGTACAAAAGAATATCGGTTTATCTAAGCTCAGAGAAGATATTGGGAAAGTAAAAGAAGTTCTCGTTGAAAGTAAATCGAAAAAAAGAGAGTGGCAGCTTAAAGGACGAACCGAAGAAAATAGAATTGTAATATTTGATGGTAGATTTGGAATTAGAAGTGGTGATTATGTAAATGTTCGTATTAAAGATGCGGAAGGTATTACATTGTTTGGAGAGCTAATAGACATAGAATAACTACTTTTGAACTGATATTTCTGGTTTGAAGAAATAGTTTGTGTTCGTTTGAATACGCATGCTTGATATATAAATTACTACCATTTTCCAGACAGGGATTATCTTAAATAGATTAAGTATAAAAGAAAGGTGTGCTGTCATTTATCAAGTAGAATTGATAAAACAAACAAAATGTTTAAGTAATTGATTTTATTTTTCTATAAACCAATTTACAAATGATCGATAAGAGGTAAATATACTCTAAAGCAAGAACCTTTTCCTATTTCACTATCAAGAGAAATGCATCCTTTATAGCTTTTTACAATTCCCAGAACGACTGATAGCCCTAGTCCACGTCCAGTAAATTTTGTGGAATAGAAAGGATCAAAAATTTTTCCAAAAACATTGTGGGAAATTCCTGATCCATTATCTTTGATCTCGAAGCATACATAATTATAATTTAAAACTTTATAATTGATTGGCATTATGTAGGAGTTTGATGTTTTAAATTTTGATACTTCATATATAGATATCGTAATTTTACCATAATTACTATTAATCGACTCAAATGAGTTTAATAATAAATTATCAATAATCTGAATAATTTGCTGTTGATTGCAATTTAAGAATATTTCTTTGTTTGGTAGTTTATATTCAAAAAGTATATTTTCAGGTATTCTTTCTTCAAAAAATTTAGTATTGCTGATAAATATCTCAGATATACTCACTCTCTCAAATTTGGCAAAAGATAAACCCAAATATGAGAGCATTAAACCACTAATTTCAGATGCCCTTGTTGAGGCATACATAGCATTATTTATTAGAGTCGAAATATCTTCAGATTCAGTCTTTGTTAGTACTAATTCTAGATTTCCAATTACTACTTGCATTAGATTATTGTAATTATGTGCTATAGCTCCTGCCATCCTATTCAAACTTTCAGCTTTTTTTAATTGATGGGTATTTTCTTCAGATTTCTTTCGTTCAGTTATATCAATCATACATACTGTAGCTTTTGTATTCCCATTCTTTATTGAAGGAAGTGACATGCTGAGGTACAGCTCAAGTCTTTTACCATTAACAGTTCTATTGACAGTTTCACCATAGAAATAACTTTTATTTTTGTAAATAGCTAAAATTTCTTGCTTTACAATGTCTAAGGTTTTTGAGGTGAAAACTTTTTCGAGAGATCCAAGAAGCTGTTCCTTTGTATTGGCTTCAAAAATTTTCAATGAATATTTATTTACATCAATTACTTTGATAGCCTTAGCTAGCTCATATACAAGTCTGTTATTATTTTCAAGAAGATTCTGAAGCTCAATTATATTATTTATCTGTAATCTCTCTATTATGGACAATACTTCTGAAAAATCCTCTTCCCATATAGCAACAAGAGTTGTATCAAAAATAGTCCTGTACTTCAATTCACTTTCAACGAGAGCTTCGTTTAAGGTTTTTTGCTCCGTAATATCTCTTGATACTGCTATTAAAACCGGCTTGTTAAAATAAAATCCTTTGTTAACAACAACATCTTTTAAGAAGATCTCTCCATTTTTTTTTCTTCCCCAAAACTCAAATCTACAACTGATCCCATCTTTAACTGTCTTAGTCATTTGATCTGTTATAAAACTCATATTATTTTTACCGTCAGCGGAGAGATATGTTGGATCTTTTCCAATTATATCCTCTACCTCGTAACCATACATTTTTTTAGCACCTTCATTCACATATAAAAAACAAAAATTATCGTCTAGTACATATACAGCTTCTGAAAGACTGTTTAAAAGTTCTATATATGTCTCTTTTATTAGATTGTTTTTTTCATATAATTCTTTTTTTTCAGTTATATCTCTGGAACTAAATAGTAGTTCTTTAGCTTTGCCATTCTCATCTCTGATAATCTTACCAGCTGTTTCAAGCCAAAAATAGTTACCTTTTTTAGATCTGTATCTATAGATAGCAATTATGCTGTCTTTTTCTTTTTTTATAAAATCAGAAAATTTTAACTTAATAAGATTTAAATCTTCGGGGTGTACAAACTCAAGAACATTTCTACCTATCAAATCATCTGAGTTCCATCCCAATTTATTATGAGAATCACTGGTGTATGTGAAATATCCCTTTAAGTCTGCCAATGATACAAGATCATATAGATTATCTGTTATGTTTTTTAAAAATTCATTTTCCTTTTCAAGTTTTTCAGAATGAATTTTTATTCTATCTATATCTCCTGCCATACATTCTTCTTTTAACTTTGTTTTGGTAATGTTTGTAACTAGAAGAAAAAAATGGTTTTCAGTAAAAGGAATAATTTCAACTTTAAAACTCTTCCCTTTATCTTTAAGATTTAGTTCACAATTATCTTTTTTTTGGCTGACTATGGATTTGTAACAGAGATTAAAAAAATTATAATTTTTATTGATTTGGTTGAAATACGATTCGCTTGCAAATAACACATCATCTTTTAAATCAAAATAATCTACAAATTTTGCACTTCTTTCTAAAATTTTGAAATCGATAATATTCCCATTTTCAATAATAGCTTCGTTGAATGAATATCCTGTGTCTGACTTATCAAATAGGTTAAAAAGATTTTTCATCTTTCACACTCCAAAAGTAGTAGCATTGTATAAGTTGCTAAACATTTATTCATTTAATGAAAAAGCTCCATAAATCACCTTCTATCTAAACAAGAATTATCCTTGCCAAGGAATATCTAAAATTAGAAAATAAAAGTCAATACTAAGTAAAGTTATCATAAGATGATTTATCAGATCAGCATAATTTGTTTTTCAGTTTTCATGAATTGTTAAAGCATAATACCTAAGATTACAACATGGATACTCTAGGTATGTTTGATTATTCTGAAGGGCAATGTATTAAAATTAAGAAGGGTTAAAATTTTATCGTAATTTCAATTAAATTATTCAGCCGTTATACGAATTTATCAAACTCTCAGGCTTGAATTGAGTAGTCAAACATCAAAAATATTGACAATTTCAGCTCATAAATATATAATTCCCAAGTCTAACTAGCTAATCATGGAGAATATGAAAATAATACTAATACTGTTTATAATGTTTGAAATTTTAACCGGACAGACAAATTCAGACTTCAAAAACAGAAATTTGGATCATGTGAAAAAATTCTACAGTACCTTCGCAAAAGAAGCTGTGAAAATTTGCCTTGATTATAATATTCCACCTGCAGCAGTCCTTGCTATTGCTGGTTTAGAGAGTGGTTTTGGTTCTGGGTATGTAGCAAGAATTACAGGAAATATTTTAAGTTTAGGTGCAAAAAAGGGAGAAATAGCCTTACCTCCCATCACGGTTCCTATGAGAATAAGCGATGGTACCGTTTTTCTAGATAGTTCTTTTATTCAAAAAGTACCAAGAGAGGATATTGTTTATAAAAGAGGTGCTCCGAGTTTAAAAAAAGATTACAGACCGGATTATCTAGCTGGAAAAGGAGACTCTCTAGATTATTTCAAAAGACACAGAGATAAGTATAAGCAAGCAAAACTGAAAAATATTGAAGATTTTTGTAAGTTTTGGATTGTTGATAGCAGTAGCTCTGAAGTTTTTAAAAAAGCCAGATTTTGGGCTGATAGTATCGTTGTAAAAAAAGGTAAAGAATTTTTGTTAACCAGAGAAGCTTCTATGGAATTTATTGATTTGATTGGTGGACGACCTCACTCATTTAATTACAGAGAAACATGGCCAAAGAAAGTCAAATCTATTATTAAATCCGTTGGACTTGCACACTTAAGCAAAGAGATATATCTTTCCGGCAGTACATTTGAATCTGCATGGAGAAAAAGATGAGATTTGCTTCAATACTATTTATTCTGGTGATTATTTTTACTACGCAAGCTGAAAATTATGATATACACTTCAGAAGGCTAAGTATTCAGGTTTCAGATTCTCTCTTTTTCGAAAACTTTAATGAGATTTATCTTTTAAAACAAGATCCATACTATCCCTCAAAATTAGATGATCAATTGAATTCGATTTTAACAAATTTTGAAAAATACCAAATTTATCGGGACTCTCTAGTAACAGCGGATCATAAAAAATTGGAAGAGATTCTCGAAAAAGAAAGAAAATTGGCTTTGGAAAAAAAACTTGAAGAGGAGCGTTTGGAAAAAGAACGTCTTGAAGCCATAAGAAAAAATGAGGTACAAAGACAAAATTATATTGATGAAGTAAGCAAAAAAATTGAAAACCTGAAAAACATATTACTTACAAATGAGAAATCTGAAATCATATATCATGACTCTTTGTTATTTTTAAATGAAGAAGAAGAAAGTCTTCAGGAACAAAAAGAGAATTTTGTTAAAGAGATTGAGCTTAGATTAAAAATAAAAACACTTCTAACTTTAAAAAGTGACCTTGAGAAAAGTATTGAAATGGAAACAACTTTGGACTCTTCATATCAGAGATTGTATTATCTATATAATCTTAAACAAAAATCACTTTTGGAGGAGATTATGTCTTCTAGTAGTAAAAAAATAATTGTTTCTATAAAAGAGCAAATTCTACGTTTCTTTTTAGGTGATATTTTGGTGAAAGAGTATCCGGTTTCTACTTCATCATATGGCATAGGAAGTGATTACGGTAGTAATAAGACACCTCTGGGTAAACATAAAATAGCTGCGAAAATTGGAGATGATCTTCCCCTTGGAACTATTCTTATAAATCGTAAAAATACAGGTAGAATTAGTAATATATATTACGATGATCAGGATAGAGATACGGATTCTGTGCTTACACGAATAATGTGGCTTGATGGCATCGAAACAAAAAATAAAAACTCAAAAGATAGGTTTATCTATATCCATGGAACACCAGAAGAGGGTCTCATTGGAAAAACAGCATCACATGGGTGTATTAGAATGAAAAATAGAGATGTTATAGAACTCTATGATATGGTAGA
It encodes:
- the miaB gene encoding tRNA (N6-isopentenyl adenosine(37)-C2)-methylthiotransferase MiaB, which encodes MKYFIETYGCQMNVYDSELISTILKEDGYEEAENISEAEIFFVNTCAVRENATERVINKLRQHNMYKRKGRMKIMGVLGCMPQHDNDMLKERLPFVDIFAGPDSYRRLPELIKKAINHKRNEFEEDIIHDKTENYDQIFPSRKEGTNAFIAITRGCNNFCTYCVVPYTRGRERSRDIDSILEEVNETIDMGFTEITLLGQNVNSYVSGEYNFPKLLKRISEVNGVRRLRFATSHPKDLDDELIEVIAEKNNICNNFHIPFQSGSNKILRDMNRGYTIENYLDKIDKLKNAIPGITLTTDIIIGFPGETDEDFQKTLDVVGSVGYDNAFTFIYSERKNTAAERRFPDNVPKEIKAERMQKLTEVQKNIGLSKLREDIGKVKEVLVESKSKKREWQLKGRTEENRIVIFDGRFGIRSGDYVNVRIKDAEGITLFGELIDIE
- a CDS encoding L,D-transpeptidase, with the protein product MSSSSKKIIVSIKEQILRFFLGDILVKEYPVSTSSYGIGSDYGSNKTPLGKHKIAAKIGDDLPLGTILINRKNTGRISNIYYDDQDRDTDSVLTRIMWLDGIETKNKNSKDRFIYIHGTPEEGLIGKTASHGCIRMKNRDVIELYDMVDTDTFVEIEEN
- a CDS encoding glucosaminidase domain-containing protein, with product MKIILILFIMFEILTGQTNSDFKNRNLDHVKKFYSTFAKEAVKICLDYNIPPAAVLAIAGLESGFGSGYVARITGNILSLGAKKGEIALPPITVPMRISDGTVFLDSSFIQKVPREDIVYKRGAPSLKKDYRPDYLAGKGDSLDYFKRHRDKYKQAKLKNIEDFCKFWIVDSSSSEVFKKARFWADSIVVKKGKEFLLTREASMEFIDLIGGRPHSFNYRETWPKKVKSIIKSVGLAHLSKEIYLSGSTFESAWRKR
- a CDS encoding PAS domain S-box protein, which produces MKNLFNLFDKSDTGYSFNEAIIENGNIIDFKILERSAKFVDYFDLKDDVLFASESYFNQINKNYNFFNLCYKSIVSQKKDNCELNLKDKGKSFKVEIIPFTENHFFLLVTNITKTKLKEECMAGDIDRIKIHSEKLEKENEFLKNITDNLYDLVSLADLKGYFTYTSDSHNKLGWNSDDLIGRNVLEFVHPEDLNLIKLKFSDFIKKEKDSIIAIYRYRSKKGNYFWLETAGKIIRDENGKAKELLFSSRDITEKKELYEKNNLIKETYIELLNSLSEAVYVLDDNFCFLYVNEGAKKMYGYEVEDIIGKDPTYLSADGKNNMSFITDQMTKTVKDGISCRFEFWGRKKNGEIFLKDVVVNKGFYFNKPVLIAVSRDITEQKTLNEALVESELKYRTIFDTTLVAIWEEDFSEVLSIIERLQINNIIELQNLLENNNRLVYELAKAIKVIDVNKYSLKIFEANTKEQLLGSLEKVFTSKTLDIVKQEILAIYKNKSYFYGETVNRTVNGKRLELYLSMSLPSIKNGNTKATVCMIDITERKKSEENTHQLKKAESLNRMAGAIAHNYNNLMQVVIGNLELVLTKTESEDISTLINNAMYASTRASEISGLMLSYLGLSFAKFERVSISEIFISNTKFFEERIPENILFEYKLPNKEIFLNCNQQQIIQIIDNLLLNSFESINSNYGKITISIYEVSKFKTSNSYIMPINYKVLNYNYVCFEIKDNGSGISHNVFGKIFDPFYSTKFTGRGLGLSVVLGIVKSYKGCISLDSEIGKGSCFRVYLPLIDHL